A single Pseudoxanthomonas sp. DNA region contains:
- the rfbB gene encoding dTDP-glucose 4,6-dehydratase: protein MPTWLVTGGAGFIGGNFVLRAVAQGVKVVNLDALTYAGNLDTLASVQDSPLHVFVQGDIGDRDLVAKLLAEHRPDAVVNFAAESHVDRSIDGPGAFIQTNVVGTLGLLEATRDYWKVLDGERREQFRFLHVSTDEVYGSLGDTGKFTETTPYAPNSPYSASKAASDHLVRAFHHTYGLPVLTTNCSNNYGPYHFPEKLIPLIIARALAGEPLPVYGDGRNVRDWLFVGDHCSAIRRVLEKGRAGETYNVGGNAEKQNIEVVHTICALLDARVPRTDGKPRSSQITFVADRPGHDRRYAIDASKLREELGWEPEYTFEQGIEETVDWYLSNQAWVKRVLDGSYRLERIGTAA, encoded by the coding sequence ATGCCGACGTGGCTTGTTACCGGTGGCGCGGGATTTATTGGCGGAAACTTCGTCCTGCGCGCGGTTGCCCAGGGCGTCAAGGTCGTCAACCTGGATGCGCTGACCTACGCAGGTAATCTGGATACGCTCGCGTCGGTGCAGGACAGCCCGTTGCACGTGTTCGTTCAGGGCGACATCGGCGACCGCGATCTGGTCGCGAAGCTGCTCGCCGAGCACCGGCCCGATGCGGTAGTGAACTTCGCCGCTGAGAGCCATGTCGATCGTTCGATTGACGGCCCAGGCGCCTTCATCCAGACGAACGTGGTGGGCACGCTCGGCCTGCTGGAGGCGACCCGCGACTACTGGAAGGTATTGGACGGCGAGCGCCGAGAGCAGTTCCGCTTCCTGCACGTGTCCACGGACGAGGTCTACGGCTCGCTGGGCGATACCGGCAAGTTCACGGAAACGACGCCGTACGCGCCCAATTCTCCTTATTCGGCATCCAAGGCCGCGTCAGACCACCTGGTCCGCGCCTTCCATCACACCTACGGCCTGCCGGTGCTCACGACCAACTGCTCCAACAACTACGGACCGTATCATTTCCCCGAGAAACTGATCCCGCTGATCATCGCGCGAGCCTTGGCCGGCGAGCCGCTGCCCGTCTACGGCGACGGCAGGAACGTGCGCGACTGGCTGTTCGTGGGTGATCACTGCAGTGCGATCCGTCGAGTGCTGGAGAAGGGCAGAGCCGGCGAGACGTACAACGTCGGTGGCAATGCAGAAAAGCAGAACATCGAGGTGGTCCATACCATCTGCGCACTGCTCGACGCGCGCGTACCGCGTACCGATGGCAAACCACGGAGCAGCCAGATCACCTTCGTTGCCGACCGGCCCGGGCATGATCGCCGTTATGCGATCGACGCGTCCAAGTTGCGCGAGGAACTCGGCTGGGAACCCGAATACACCTTCGAGCAGGGCATCGAGGAAACCGTCGACTGGTATCTCTCCAACCAGGCGTGGGT
- the murL gene encoding UDP-N-acetyl-alpha-D-muramoyl-L-alanyl-L-glutamate epimerase encodes MTTFDKSSIRTFRFVRCSFEAETGVARLVYAFDDGPELTETVTIPGAPFALDATRAQAVEHAVRLLHLITGVSYYKAAVPNEIRIDGYAIDAATAVLMEQVYVHGLGEFAYRNGLSLHGRVRFPVGAPAQAAAPAAGLQEHALVAIGGGKDSLVSIEALRGAGIDQTVTWIGGSQLIAACAARTGLPTLNIGRALAPELFEYNRQGAWNGHIPVTAINSAIMVLAALLHGVDQVVFSNERSASYGSMIPGTGEVNHQWSKGWAFEQAFGEYVQSHVAADLHYYSLLRPLSELAVARQFARTDHYDAHFSSCNRNFHLLGERPTNRWCGVCPKCHFVFLALAPFMPKPRLVGIFGRNLLDDVNQAGGFDALLEYQDHKPFECVGEGQESRAAMATLGDRPEWREDAIVARFNREIRPQLDAAQLAVAPLLEIGGEHRIPAALWERLRANFAA; translated from the coding sequence ATGACGACTTTCGACAAATCCAGCATCCGCACCTTCCGCTTCGTCCGTTGTTCCTTCGAGGCGGAGACGGGTGTCGCGCGGTTGGTGTACGCCTTCGACGACGGTCCGGAGCTGACCGAAACCGTGACCATCCCGGGCGCACCGTTCGCGCTGGACGCCACCCGCGCGCAGGCCGTCGAGCACGCCGTGCGGCTGCTGCACCTGATCACCGGCGTCAGTTACTACAAGGCGGCGGTGCCGAACGAGATCCGCATCGACGGCTACGCGATCGACGCGGCCACCGCCGTGCTGATGGAACAGGTCTACGTGCATGGGCTGGGCGAGTTCGCCTATCGCAACGGCCTGAGCCTGCATGGCCGCGTGCGGTTCCCGGTAGGTGCGCCGGCGCAGGCTGCGGCACCTGCCGCGGGCCTGCAGGAACATGCGCTGGTCGCCATCGGCGGCGGCAAGGATTCGCTGGTCAGCATCGAAGCCCTGCGTGGCGCCGGCATCGACCAGACGGTCACCTGGATCGGCGGCTCTCAGCTGATCGCGGCCTGTGCCGCACGCACCGGCCTGCCCACGCTCAACATCGGTCGCGCGCTGGCGCCGGAGCTGTTCGAGTACAACCGCCAGGGTGCGTGGAACGGCCATATCCCGGTCACCGCGATCAACTCGGCGATCATGGTGCTGGCCGCGCTGCTGCACGGCGTGGACCAGGTGGTGTTCTCGAACGAGCGTTCGGCCAGCTACGGCAGCATGATCCCCGGCACCGGCGAGGTGAACCACCAGTGGTCGAAGGGCTGGGCCTTCGAGCAGGCGTTCGGCGAGTACGTGCAGTCGCACGTCGCCGCCGACCTGCACTACTACTCGTTGCTGCGCCCGCTGTCGGAGCTGGCCGTGGCGCGGCAGTTCGCGCGTACCGACCATTACGACGCCCATTTCTCCAGCTGCAACCGCAACTTCCACCTCCTGGGCGAGCGCCCGACCAACCGCTGGTGCGGCGTGTGCCCGAAGTGCCACTTCGTATTCCTCGCGCTGGCGCCGTTCATGCCGAAGCCACGACTGGTCGGCATCTTCGGCCGCAACCTGCTGGATGACGTGAACCAGGCGGGTGGCTTCGACGCGCTGCTCGAGTACCAGGACCACAAGCCGTTCGAGTGCGTCGGCGAAGGCCAGGAGTCGCGCGCGGCGATGGCGACGCTCGGCGATCGGCCGGAATGGCGCGAGGACGCCATCGTCGCGCGCTTCAACCGCGAGATCCGCCCGCAGCTCGATGCCGCCCAACTGGCGGTGGCGCCCCTGCTCGAGATCGGCGGCGAGCACCGCATCCCTGCCGCGCTGTGGGAGCGCCTGCGTGCGAATTTCGCAGCTTGA
- a CDS encoding dienelactone hydrolase family protein, whose protein sequence is MRYRLLLSAVFAVLWSPALQAAPVAKPVEWKIGADTFAGVLVYEDAVKHPRPGLVMVPNWKGVNPSAIDKARQVAGDDYVVLVADVYGKGIRPKTDAEAGPVATAMRADRPTLRARVQKAVAVLKQQPTTLVDVNRIGAFGYCFGGSTVLELVRAGDALAGVVSLHGGLATDLPAASAVKTPVLVLNGGDDAYVSAAEITAFQDEMRKAGADWQFVNFSGAAHCFAESDAQSPPGCFYHERSAKRAYRMMADFFGDVFAK, encoded by the coding sequence ATGCGCTATCGCCTGCTGCTGTCTGCTGTGTTCGCGGTTCTCTGGTCGCCGGCCCTGCAGGCCGCACCGGTCGCCAAGCCCGTGGAATGGAAGATCGGCGCCGACACGTTCGCCGGCGTTCTCGTCTACGAAGACGCCGTGAAACATCCACGCCCCGGCCTGGTGATGGTGCCCAACTGGAAGGGCGTGAACCCATCCGCGATCGACAAGGCGCGCCAGGTTGCCGGTGACGACTACGTGGTGCTGGTCGCCGACGTCTATGGCAAGGGCATCCGCCCGAAGACGGATGCCGAGGCGGGCCCGGTGGCCACCGCGATGCGCGCGGATCGCCCGACGCTGCGTGCGCGCGTGCAGAAAGCGGTCGCGGTGCTGAAGCAGCAGCCCACCACGCTGGTCGACGTGAATCGCATCGGCGCCTTCGGCTACTGCTTCGGCGGCAGCACGGTGCTGGAACTGGTCCGCGCCGGCGATGCACTGGCCGGTGTGGTCAGCCTGCACGGGGGATTGGCGACCGACCTGCCCGCGGCGAGCGCGGTGAAGACGCCGGTGCTGGTGCTCAACGGGGGAGACGATGCGTACGTCTCGGCGGCCGAGATCACCGCGTTCCAGGACGAGATGCGCAAGGCCGGCGCCGACTGGCAGTTCGTGAACTTCAGTGGCGCGGCGCACTGCTTCGCCGAGTCCGACGCGCAGAGTCCGCCCGGATGCTTCTACCACGAACGCTCGGCCAAGCGTGCCTACCGGATGATGGCGGACTTCTTCGGCGACGTGTTCGCCAAGTGA
- the ssb gene encoding single-stranded DNA-binding protein, whose amino-acid sequence MARGINKVILVGNLGNDPETRYTQGGMAITRISLATTSVRKDKDGNQQERTEWHRVVFFGKLGEIAGEYLRKGSSVYVEGSIRYDKYTGQDGQEKYSTDIIADEMQMLGGRGEGSGGGGGMGGDRPARASRQDYGNQGGGGQRRSAPAPASQPAPMDDFADDDIPF is encoded by the coding sequence ATGGCCCGCGGCATCAACAAAGTCATCCTGGTCGGCAACCTCGGCAACGACCCCGAAACCCGCTATACCCAGGGCGGCATGGCGATCACCCGGATCAGCCTGGCCACCACCAGCGTGCGCAAGGACAAGGACGGCAACCAGCAGGAGCGCACCGAATGGCACCGCGTGGTGTTCTTCGGCAAGCTCGGCGAGATCGCCGGCGAGTACCTGCGCAAGGGCAGCTCGGTGTACGTCGAAGGCTCGATCCGCTACGACAAGTACACCGGCCAGGACGGGCAGGAGAAGTATTCCACCGACATCATCGCCGACGAGATGCAGATGCTCGGCGGCCGCGGCGAAGGCAGCGGTGGTGGTGGCGGCATGGGAGGCGACCGTCCGGCCCGTGCCTCTCGCCAGGACTACGGCAACCAGGGCGGCGGTGGCCAGCGTCGTTCCGCGCCGGCACCGGCGTCGCAGCCGGCGCCGATGGATGATTTCGCGGATGACGATATTCCGTTCTGA
- a CDS encoding polyprenyl synthetase family protein: protein MPVVDPPRSALALPAVQSLAQADMAAVDALIRARLASDVVLINQIADHIISAGGKRLRPMLVVLAGQACGPTTPGHHQLAAIIEFIHTSTLLHDDVVDESDLRRGRSTANALWGNAPSVLVGDFLYSRSFQLMVELDRMDVMRLLADTTNRIAEGEVLQLLHVHNPDTDEAAYLRVIERKTAVLFAAGTQLGVMASGADADTQRRLYDYGMALGYAFQIADDVLDYTADAEALGKNLGDDLAEGKATLPLIHAIRHSDAAIADRLRTIVQEGDAAAMPEVLAAIRATGGLEYSRERAHHYATLAEQALDGLPDSDALAALRGLARYALERGH, encoded by the coding sequence ATGCCTGTCGTCGATCCCCCCCGCTCCGCCCTGGCCCTGCCCGCCGTCCAGTCGCTGGCCCAGGCCGACATGGCCGCCGTCGACGCCCTGATCCGGGCCCGGCTGGCCTCGGACGTGGTGCTGATCAACCAGATCGCCGACCACATCATCTCCGCGGGGGGCAAGCGCCTGCGACCCATGCTGGTGGTGCTGGCCGGCCAGGCCTGCGGCCCGACGACGCCTGGCCACCATCAACTGGCGGCGATCATCGAGTTCATCCACACCTCCACCCTGCTCCACGACGACGTGGTGGACGAATCCGACCTGCGCCGCGGCCGCAGCACGGCCAATGCGCTGTGGGGCAACGCGCCCAGCGTGCTGGTCGGCGACTTCCTGTATTCGCGCAGCTTCCAGTTGATGGTGGAACTGGACCGCATGGACGTGATGCGCCTGCTGGCCGACACCACCAACCGCATCGCCGAGGGCGAAGTACTGCAACTGCTGCACGTCCACAATCCCGATACCGACGAAGCCGCCTACCTGCGCGTGATCGAGCGCAAGACGGCGGTGCTGTTCGCCGCCGGTACGCAGTTGGGTGTGATGGCCTCCGGCGCGGACGCGGATACGCAGCGCAGGCTCTACGACTACGGCATGGCATTGGGCTACGCCTTCCAGATCGCCGATGACGTGCTCGACTACACGGCGGACGCCGAGGCGCTGGGCAAGAACCTGGGCGACGACCTGGCCGAAGGCAAGGCCACGTTGCCGCTGATCCACGCGATCCGTCATTCCGATGCGGCCATCGCGGATCGCCTGCGCACCATCGTGCAGGAAGGCGATGCCGCCGCGATGCCCGAGGTACTGGCGGCGATCCGCGCGACCGGCGGGCTGGAGTACAGCCGCGAACGCGCGCATCACTACGCCACGCTGGCCGAACAGGCCCTCGATGGCCTGCCCGACTCCGATGCGCTGGCCGCCCTGCGCGGCCTGGCGCGCTACGCGTTGGAGCGCGGGCACTGA
- the murD gene encoding UDP-N-acetylmuramoyl-L-alanine--D-glutamate ligase gives MRISQLEGRRVALWGWGREGRAAHRAIRSRLPALPLTLFCSDAEAVDAAALGDAHLAIETQPTAEGLSAFEVVVKSPGISPNAPAAQSAAAAGTRFIGGTGLWFAEHAGADGIVPHAFCVTGTKGKSTTTSLLAHLLRASGRRTALVGNIGVPLLEVLDPQPAPEAWAIELSSYQTGDVAASGAHPDVAVVLNLFPEHLDWHGSEARYIEDKLKLVTGAHPRVAVLNAADPRLAALSLPGSDVRWFNRADGWHLREDDLYRGDVFVMATRPLPLPGRHNRSNLCAVLTALEAAGMDALPLAAHAASFRPLPNRLQAMGTRDGITWVNDSISTTPHATLAALDCFAGRRIALLVGGHDRGVDWSDFAAHMRDGAPAAIVTMGANGPRIHALLAPVAQEAGFTLIAADTLPEAVAAARTALGEEGVVLLSPGAPSFGQYKDYVARGRHFAELAGFDADAITAIPGLGIA, from the coding sequence GTGCGAATTTCGCAGCTTGAGGGCAGGCGGGTCGCGCTGTGGGGCTGGGGCCGGGAGGGCCGCGCCGCGCACCGTGCGATCCGTTCCCGCCTGCCGGCGCTGCCGCTGACGCTGTTCTGCAGCGACGCGGAGGCGGTGGATGCCGCCGCGCTCGGCGACGCGCATCTTGCCATCGAGACGCAGCCCACGGCTGAGGGGCTGTCGGCCTTCGAGGTCGTCGTCAAGTCGCCGGGCATCAGTCCCAACGCACCCGCCGCGCAGTCGGCCGCGGCGGCGGGCACGCGCTTCATTGGCGGCACCGGCCTGTGGTTCGCCGAGCATGCGGGCGCCGATGGCATCGTCCCGCACGCGTTCTGCGTCACGGGCACCAAGGGCAAGAGCACGACGACGTCGCTGCTGGCGCATCTGTTGCGCGCCTCGGGTCGGCGCACCGCGCTGGTGGGCAACATCGGCGTGCCGCTGCTGGAGGTGCTGGATCCGCAGCCGGCACCGGAGGCGTGGGCCATAGAATTGTCGAGCTACCAGACCGGCGATGTCGCGGCCAGCGGCGCACATCCGGATGTGGCGGTGGTGCTGAACCTGTTCCCCGAGCATCTGGACTGGCACGGCAGCGAAGCGCGCTACATCGAGGACAAGCTGAAGCTCGTCACCGGGGCGCATCCGCGCGTTGCCGTGCTGAATGCGGCGGATCCGCGTCTTGCGGCCCTGTCACTGCCGGGCAGCGATGTCCGCTGGTTCAATCGCGCCGATGGCTGGCACCTGCGCGAGGACGACCTGTATCGCGGCGACGTGTTCGTCATGGCGACCCGGCCGCTGCCACTGCCGGGTCGCCATAACCGCAGCAACCTGTGCGCGGTCCTGACCGCGTTGGAAGCGGCCGGCATGGACGCGTTGCCGCTGGCCGCGCATGCGGCATCGTTCCGCCCGCTGCCGAACCGGCTGCAGGCGATGGGTACACGCGACGGCATCACCTGGGTCAACGACTCGATCAGCACCACCCCGCATGCGACGCTGGCCGCGCTGGACTGTTTTGCGGGCCGGCGCATCGCCCTGCTGGTCGGCGGCCATGATCGTGGCGTGGACTGGTCCGATTTCGCCGCCCACATGCGCGACGGTGCGCCTGCCGCGATCGTCACGATGGGGGCCAACGGTCCGCGTATCCATGCCCTGCTCGCGCCCGTGGCGCAGGAGGCCGGTTTCACGCTGATCGCCGCCGACACGTTGCCGGAAGCGGTCGCCGCCGCGCGGACCGCGCTGGGAGAGGAGGGCGTGGTGCTGCTGTCGCCTGGCGCACCCAGCTTCGGCCAGTACAAGGACTACGTGGCACGGGGCCGGCATTTCGCGGAGCTGGCCGGCTTCGATGCGGACGCGATCACCGCGATCCCCGGCCTCGGCATCGCCTGA